A region of Diospyros lotus cultivar Yz01 chromosome 3, ASM1463336v1, whole genome shotgun sequence DNA encodes the following proteins:
- the LOC127797135 gene encoding phosphomethylpyrimidine synthase, chloroplastic, which translates to MASVQTTLTSVVCKNTKHSATTKLPNTSFLPGFDVVGNVASMRKKDISPTSFSGPKATLTFDPPTTDSKNTKQRKHTVDPSAPDFLPLPSFEQCFPNSSKEYREVLHEPSGDVLKVPFRRVHLSGDEPDFDTYDTSGPQNINPRIGLPKLRKEWVDRREKLGGPRYTQMFYAKKGIITEEMAFCAAREKLNPEFVRSEVALGRAIIPSNKKHLELEPMIVGRKFLVKVNANIGNSAVVSSIEEEVHKLQWATMWGADTIMDLSTGRHIHETREYILRNSAVPVGTVPIYQALEKVNGVAENLSWEVFRDTLIEQAEQGVDYFTIHAGVLLRYIPLTAKRMTGIVSRGGSIHAKWCLAYHKENFAYEHWDEILDICNQYDISLSIGDGLRPGSIYDANDTAQFAELLTQGELTRRAWEKDVQVMNEGPGHIPMHKIPENMQKQLEWCNEAPFYTLGPLTTDIAPGYDHITSAIGAANIGALGTALLCYVTPKEHLGLPNRDDVKAGVIAYKIAAHAADLAKRHPHAQAWDDALSKARFEFRWMDQFALSLDPMTAMSFHDETLPSDGAKVAHFCSMCGPKFCSMKITEDVRKYAEEHGYGSAEEAVQQGMKAMSAEFLAAKKTVSGEQHGEVGGEIYLPANSTL; encoded by the exons ATGGCCTCTGTGCAAACTACTTTGACATCAGTTGTATGCAAGAACACCAAGCATTCAGCTACAACAAAGTTGCCAAATACTTCTTTCTTGCCCGGGTTTGATGTGGTTGGGAATGTTGCAAGTATGCGGAAGAAGGATATATCTCCCACTTCTTTTTCTGGCCCTAAAGCTACCTTAACGTTTGATCCCCCAACAACTGATTCAAAGAACACTAAACAAAGGAAGCACACAGTCGATCCTTCTGCCCCTGATTTTCTCCCACTTCCTTCATTTGAGCAATGTTTCCCAAATAGCTCAAAAGAATACAG GGAAGTTCTTCATGAACCATCAGGCGATGTGCTTAAAGTTCCATTTCGACGGGTCCATTTATCTGGAGATGAACCGGATTTTGACACTTATGACACCAGTGGTCCACAAAATATTAATCCAAGGATTG GACTCCCTAAATTGCGGAAAGAGTGGGTTGACAGGAGGGAGAAGTTAGGTGGACCAAGATACACTCAGATGTTCTATGCTAAGAAAGGAATTATAACAGAGGAAATGGCATTTTGTGCTGCTCGCGAGAAGCTCAACCCAGAATTTGTCAGATCAGAGGTTGCCCTTGGTCGTGCAATCATCCCTTCCAACAAAAAGCATTTGGAGTTGGAGCCAATGATTGTTGGGAGGAAGTTCCTGGTAAAAGTTAATGCAAATATTGGAAATTCTGCTGTAGTGAGTTCCATTGAAGAAGAAGTTCATAAGCTTCAGTGGGCAACAATGTGGGGTGCTGACACTATTATGGATCTCTCTACGGGTCGTCACATTCATGAAACCCGTGAGTACATCCTACGTAACTCAGCTGTGCCTGTGGGAACTGTACCCATCTATCAAGCCCTTGAAAAAGTGAACGGAGTTGCTGAAAATCTGAGCTGGGAAGTTTTCAGAGACACCTTGATTGAACAAGCTGAACAGGGTGTGGATTACTTCACAATCCATGCTGGAGTCCTGCTACGATATATCCCATTAACAGCTAAGCGAATGACTGGAATTGTTTCCCGTGGAGGGTCCATTCATGCTAAGTGGTGCTTAGCTTATCACAAGGAGAACTTTGCTTATGAACACTGGGACGAGATACTAGACATCTGTAATCAGTATGACATATCACTCTCTATAGGTGATGGGCTGAGACCTGGGTCAATTTATGATGCCAATGATACTGCTCAGTTTGCGGAGCTCTTAACTCAAGGAGAACTGACTCGCAGAGCTTGGGAAAAGGACGTCCAG GTTATGAATGAAGGGCCTGGACATATTCCAATGCACAAGATTCCTGAAAACATGCAAAAGCAGCTGGAGTGGTGTAATGAAGCACCCTTCTATACTCTTGGCCCATTGACAACTGATATTGCTCCTGGGTATGATCATATCACCTCAGCCATTGGAGCGGCCAATATTGGAGCCCTTGGCACTGCTTTGCTTTGTTATGTGACACCAAAAGAGCATCTTGGTTTACCCAACCGGGATGATGTGAAAGCTGGGGTTATTGCATATAAGATAGCTGCTCATGCAGCTGATTTAGCAAAACGTCATCCACATGCTCAAGCATGGGATGATGCACTAAGCAAGGCCAGGTTTGAGTTTCGGTGGATGGATCAATTTGCTTTGTCATTGGATCCCATGACTGCCATGTCCTTCCATGATGAAACTCTGCCATCAGACGGGGCTAAAGTGGCACATTTCTGCTCTATGTGTGGGCCTAAGTTCTGTTCTATGAAGATAACAGAGGATGTGCGTAAGTATGCAGAGGAACATGGCTATGGGAGTGCTGAGGAAGCTGTGCAGCAGGGGATGAAAGCCATGAGTGCTGAGTTTCTGGCTGCAAAGAAAACTGTGAGTGGGGAACAACATGGAGAGGTTGGTGGTGAGATATACTTGCCAGCTAACTCTACCCTTTGA
- the LOC127797136 gene encoding 50S ribosomal protein L4, chloroplastic — MANSAASPSISFFSSSIFLTPSHHNPKTLKPISFKALTLKPFSLSLSHAQSSLIRSELATLPVLSFDGSKVGETTLSLKTAAPDTARAVVHRGIITDLQNKRRGTASTLTRGEVRGGGKKPYPQKKTGRARRGSQRTPLRPGGGVVFGPKPRDWSIKINRKEKRLAMSTALASAAAESAIVVEDFGDRFERPKTKEFIALMKRWGIDPNEKSMFLLTELSDNVVLSSRNIGTLKMLTPRTLNLFDILNADKLVFSRAAVDYLNQRYGDDYEGESEDEFEDAEEDLEEIEEGQGPEATE, encoded by the exons atGGCGAATTCTGCAGCTTCaccttcaatttctttcttctcatcTTCAATTTTCCTCACGCCCTCTCACCACAATCCTAAAACTCTGAAACCCATTTCCTTCAAAGCCCTAACACTAAAAccattttccctctctctcaGTCACGCCCAATCCTCGCTAATCCGCTCGGAACTCGCCACTCTCCCAGTCCTCTCCTTCGACGGTTCCAAGGTCGGCGAAACCACTCTCAGCCTCAAGACCGCCGCGCCGGACACGGCCCGCGCCGTCGTCCACCGCGGCATCATCACTGACCTCCAGAACAAGCGCCGGGGCACCGCCTCCACCCTCACCCGCGGCGAGGTCCGCGGCGGGGGCAAGAAGCCCTACCCCCAGAAGAAGACCGGACGCGCCCGCCGCGGCTCCCAGCGCACGCCGCTCCGCCCCGGCGGTGGCGTTGTCTTCGGTCCCAAGCCCAGGGACTGGTCCATCAAGATCAACCGCAAGGAGAAGCGGCTCGCAATGTCGACGGCGCTGGCCAGCGCCGCAGCGGAGAGCGCCATCGTGGTGGAGGATTTCGGGGACAGGTTCGAGCGGCCGAAGACGAAGGAGTTCATTGCTTTGATGAAGAGATGGGGGATTGATCCGAACGAGAAGTCGATGTTCTTGTTGACGGAGCTATCGGATAATGTGGTTCTGTCCAGCCGGAACATTGGGACTCTCAAAATGCTGACGCCGCGAACTCTGAATCTGTTTGATATATTGAACGCGGATAAGCTGGTGTTTTCCAGGGCGGCTGTGGATTATTTGAACCAGAGATACGGAGATGATTatgagggcgagagcgaggatGAGTTTGAAGATGCTGAAGAAGACCTTGAAG AAATTGAGGAAGGTCAGGGCCCTGAGGCGACAGAGTGA
- the LOC127796928 gene encoding josephin-like protein, with protein MRRVLPSRSRRATTTSLSFSFVICILGSDEPIWANFRKMKKKKMEKEEDDNDDKNTAQVIYHEKQRLQFCLLHALNNLFQEKGAFSRTQLNAISEKLSLEDPNKEGWTPLSVIFKPHHNALTGNYDVNVLFAALEERGKRVAWHDKRSGASSMDLDEQEGKLMGILLNIPVKRFGGLMGGGRHWVALKKIGNIWYNLDSDFAAPYAFKDTEEMRYFLDAITNDGAEILLVMNDNQSLVLMSAKAGGTESDANGKTVVFNKQNSANKSTSEKKFSTSCRFRTPTRSELSPLRFLRRIGDKVASALQFISCKRKRRRRSCGSVNSNSAGRSNPSIAPIDSQRAEAISDCIEFMVNSSSSSLQRSNSVSITSS; from the exons ATGCGTCGCGTACTGCCATCGAGATCCAGACGAGCTACGACGACTTCCTTGTCTTTTTCCTT CGTAATCTGTATTCTGGGAAGCGACGAACCCATCTGGGCTAATTTcaggaagatgaagaagaagaagatggagaaggaGGAGGACGACAACGACGACAAGAACACGGCCCAAGTAATCTACCACGAGAAGCAGAGACTTCAATTCTGCCTCTTGCACGCCCTCAACAATCTCTTTCAG GAAAAAGGCGCATTCTCTCGGACACAATTGAATGCCATTTCGGAAAAACTCAGCCTTGAAGATCCAAACAAGGAAGGCTGGACACCGCTTTCTGTAATATTCAAACCTCATCATAATGCACTTACGGGGAATTACGACGTAAATGTTCTATTTGCGGCACTAGAAGAAAGGGGTAAAAGGGTAGCCTGGCACGACAAGCGTAGTGGAGCTTCTTCAATGGACCTTGATGAGCAAGAAGGTAAGCTAATGGGTATATTGCTGAACATCCCCGTAAAAAGGTTTGGTGGCCTTATGGGAGGAGGTAGGCATTGGGTTGCGTTAAAGAAGATTGGAAACATTTGGTACAATTTAGATAGTGATTTTGCTGCTCCTTATGCTTTTAAAGATACTGAAGAAATGAGGTATTTCTTGGATGCCATTACCAATGATGGTGCAGAAATTTTGCTTGTCATGAATGATAACCA atcacTGGTTCTAATGTCGGCAAAAGCCGGTGGAACTGAATCAGATGCCAATGGCAAGACCGTCGTCTTCAACAAGCAGAACTCTGCTAACAAATCAACCAGCGAGAAGAAATTCTCAACAAGCTGCAGATTCAGGACGCCAACGAGATCGGAATTGTCGCCGCTAAGATTTCTCCGGCGAATCGGCGATAAGGTAGCTTCCGCTCTACAGTTCATCTCCTGCAAGAGGAAGCGGAGGAGGAGATCGTGTGGTAGCGTTAATTCTAATTCAGCAGGAAGATCAAACCCGTCGATAGCTCCGATTGATTCTCAGAGAGCTGAAGCCATCAGCGACTGCATCGAGTTCATGGTCaactcctcttcttcttccttgcagAGATCTAATTCTGTTTCCATTACTTCTTCTTGA
- the LOC127797581 gene encoding cytochrome P450 86A1-like has translation METLFLLFSVAAATLAYVLWFHLLARQLTGPKVWPLVGSLPVLFINRGRIHDWIAENLRATGCAATYQTCTVCIPFLARRQGFYTVTCHPKNIEHILRTRFENYPKGPTWQTAFHDLLGQGIFNSDGETWLMQRKTAALEFTTRTLRQAMSRWVNRTIKTRLWRILEKASTEKTSVDLQDLLLRLTFDNICGLTFGKDPETLSPELPDNPFSIAFDSATEATLQRLLYPGFLWRLKKVLGFGAELRLKKSLDVVENYMSEALSDRKETPSDDLLSRFMKKRDVDGNLFPSSVLKRIALNFVLAGRDTSSVALSWFFWLVMNNPRVERKIIDEITAVLRETRGEDPRKWVEDPLVFDEADRLVYLKAALAETLRLYPSVPEDFKYVVYDDVLPDGTRVPAGSTVTYSIYSVGRMETIWGEDCMEFRPERWLSAGGDRFEPPKDGYRFVAFNAGPRTCLGKDLAYLQMKSVASAVLLRYRLSAVPGHRVEQKMSLTLFMKNGLRVYLHPRAVGGIGEEGCFRVLGYEDNWVKRA, from the coding sequence ATGGAAActctatttcttctcttcaGCGTGGCCGCCGCAACTTTAGCCTATGTTCTTTGGTTCCACCTCCTCGCCCGCCAGCTGACCGGCCCCAAGGTCTGGCCGTTGGTGGGAAGCCTCCCGGTTCTCTTCATCAACCGTGGCCGAATCCACGACTGGATCGCAGAAAACCTCCGCGCTACGGGCTGCGCTGCCACCTACCAGACATGCACCGTCTGTATCCCTTTTCTTGCGCGGAGGCAAGGATTTTATACCGTTACTTGCCACCCGAAAAACATCGAGCATATTCTCCGAACCCGGTTCGAGAATTACCCGAAAGGGCCAACTTGGCAAACCGCTTTCCATGATCTGCTGGGCCAAGGGATTTTTAACAGCGATGGAGAAACGTGGCTGATGCAGCGGAAGACGGCGGCTCTCGAGTTCACGACCCGGACGCTCCGGCAAGCCATGTCCCGGTGGGTGAACCGCACCATCAAGACCCGGCTATGGCGGATTTTGGAGAAGGCTTCAACGGAGAAAACTTCGGTTGATTTACAGGATTTGTTGCTTCGGTTGACATTTGATAATATTTGTGGACTCACGTTTGGGAAGGACCCGGAAACGCTCTCGCCGGAGCTGCCGGATAATCCGTTTTCCATAGCGTTTGATTCCGCCACAGAAGCGACTCTGCAACGCTTGCTTTACCCGGGTTTTCTATGGAGGTTGAAGAAGGTTCTCGGCTTCGGAGCCGAACTGAGACTGAAGAAGAGCCTCGACGTCGTTGAAAACTACATGTCCGAAGCTTTATCAGACAGAAAAGAAACGCCGTCCGACGATCTCTTGTCCCGGTTCATGAAGAAGCGAGATGTCGACGGCAATCTTTTCCCGAGCTCCGTTCTCAAGCGCATCGCTCTGAACTTCGTACTCGCCGGCCGCGACACCTCTTCCGTGGCTCTCAGCTGGTTCTTCTGGCTGGTCATGAACAACCCACGAGTAGAAAGAAAGATCATCGACGAAATCACGGCCGTTCTCCGAGAAACCCGTGGCGAAGATCCACGAAAATGGGTCGAAGACCCTCTGGTCTTCGACGAAGCGGACCGGCTGGTTTATCTGAAGGCGGCATTGGCGGAGACGCTGAGGCTGTACCCGTCGGTGCCTGAGGACTTCAAGTACGTGGTTTACGACGACGTTTTGCCGGACGGCACTCGGGTTCCGGCAGGTTCGACGGTGACGTACTCGATATACTCGGTGGGGAGGATGGAGACTATATGGGGGGAAGACTGCATGGAGTTTAGACCGGAGAGGTGGCTGTCGGCCGGAGGGGACCGGTTTGAACCGCCCAAAGACGGGTACCGGTTCGTGGCGTTCAACGCCGGTCCAAGGACTTGTCTGGGGAAGGACTTGGCGTACCTGCAGATGAAGTCGGTGGCGTCGGCAGTGCTGCTCCGGTACCGGCTATCGGCGGTTCCGGGTCACCGGGTGGAGCAGAAGATGTCGCTGACGCTGTTCATGAAGAATGGGCTTCGGGTGTACTTGCACCCACGTGCGGTCGGGGGCATAGGGGAGGAAGGGTGTTTTCGTGTTTTGGGGTACGAAGACAACTGGGTCAAAAGGGCGTAG